In the genome of Anaerolineales bacterium, the window TAATAGCGATAGGAGGCTGAGCGTGTTTGCGGTGGATCTGGCGCGCGGCATGTGGACGACGCTGCGATCAATGCTGGAACGGCCGGTGACCTACCAATATCCGGAGGTCAAGCGTCCCGTCCGGGAACGATTCCGGGGCCGGCACGCGTTGAAGCGCTACGAGAACGGCTTGGAGAAGTGCATCGGGTGCGCGCTGTGCGCCGCGGCCTGCCCGGCGGATGCGATTTTCGTCGAGGCCTCGGAGAACAACGATGCTGCCCGCTACTCCCCCGGCGAGCGTTACGCCAGCACCTATGAGATCAACATGCTTCGCTGCATCTTCTGCGGCTACTGCGAGGATGCCTGCCCGACGGAGGCGATCGTGCTCGAGCACAACTACGAGCTGTCGTTCACTCAACGGCGGCAGGCGCTGTACACGCGGGAGATGCTGCTCGATTCCGTGGCGGCCGGCGGCCAGCCGACGCCGATGGCAGTGCCGCCGGGAGCCTTCAACCGGGCGATCCCCGAGATGAAGAACCCGGATTGATGGCGGCGCCGGTGGCGCGCGGCGAGGTGGGTAGGCGAGATGGCGAGTGACCTGGTGCTGTTCTTCTTCCTGGCGGTGATCGCCATCGCCACCGCGGCCAGCGTCATCCTGAGCCGAAACGCGGTGTATTCGGCGGTGTTCCTCGTGCTCAACCTGGCGACGGTGGCCTTCTTCTACATTCTGCTGTACGCCTCCTTTATCGCCATGATCCAGCTCGCCGTGTACGCCGGGGCCATCGTGGTGCTGTTCCTGTTCGTGATCATGCTCCTGGGAGCGGATCGCGGCGAGAGCGGGGGAACCCTCCCCTGGCAGAGGCCTCTGGCCATAGGCCTGGGCGTTCTGCTCGTCGGCCTGCTGTTCTATCTCTTTGTGGCCGCCGGGCCGTTCCCGGCGCCGGCCGCCAGCGACCTGCCGCCCGGCTTCGGCGGACCGGAGGCGGTGGGAAGTCTGCTGTTCGCCGACTACGTGATCCCGCTGGAAGTGACCTCGGTGCTGTTGCTGGCGGCAATGGTCGGGGCGGTCGTACTGACACGTGCCGAGCGTAAGGAGAAGTGATGAACGTACCGGTGATGTACGTCATCGGATTGGCGTCGGTGGTGTTCACGATTGGCGTCGTTGGAGTGCTGATCCGCCGCAATGCCATCGTGGCGTTCATGTCGGTGGAGCTCATGCTGAACGCCTCCAACCTGGCGCTGATCGCCTTCGCCCGCTCGATCCCTGGCGGTGACGGCCATGTGATCGTGTTCTTTGTGATCGCCGTTGCCGCCGCCGAGGTGGCTGTCGGGTTGGCGCTGATTGTGGATATCTTCAAGCTCCGCCACAGCATCGATGTCGACGAGATGAGCAGCCTGAAGGGCTAGGGGGCGGGATGATCCGTCGGGTTCGGGCACACTGGGGAGGGCAAGCATGCTGCTGAGTGAGGCTGCGGCTGGCGCCGGCCTGTTCCGTTTGGCGCCGCTGGTAATCTTCCTGCCGCTGGCCGGCATGCTGGTCAACCTGGCCCTCGGACGTCGCCAGGGAGAACGCTTCACGGGGGTGCTCGCCACCTCGGCCATCGGCCTGGGGTTTGTGGTGGCACTGACGCAGCTCTTCGCCCTGCAGGGACAGCCGGAAGGGGCGGTGGTCCCTCTGACGCGCTGGATCCAGGTCGGCGGATTCCAGGTCGACTGGTCGATGCAGGTCGACACCCTGTCGGTCACCATGATGTTGATGGTGACCGGGGTCAGCACGCTGATCCATCTGTACGCCACAGGCTACATGCATGAAGATGTCCGTCTGAACGAGGATCCAGGGCGCTACACGCGCTTCTTCGTGTTCTTCAACTTGTTCGTGGCTTCGATGATGGTGCTCGTCACCGCCGACAACTTCCTGATGATGTTCGTTGGATGGGAAGGCGTCGGGCTGTGTTCGTACCTGCTGATCGGTTTCTGGTACGAGAAGGGGGCGGGCGGGATCGGCAACGCCCTGGCGGGCAAGAAGGCCTTCATCACCAACCGGGTTGGGGACTTCGGCTTCATGATCGCCATGTTCCTGACCTTCTGGTACTTTGGATCGCTGAATTTCCAGGAGGTCTTCCACAAGGCCGAAGCGATGGGCGTGGCTGGCGCGGGAGTGGTGACAGCCATCACCCTGTTCCTACTGGTAGGCGCCACGGGCAAGTCGGCTCAGATCCCGCTGTATGTCTGGCTCCCGGACGCAATGGCCGGTCCGACGCCGGTCTCGGCCTTGATCCATGCCGCGACCATGGTCACGGCCGGCGTATACATGATTGTCCGCAATCATGTGCTGTTCGACCTGGCACCTTTCTCGTCGGCCGTCGTGGCCGGCATCGGCGCCGCCACGGCCTTGTTCGCGGCTACGATCGCCGTGGGGCAGTACGACATCAAGAAGGTGCTGGCCTACTCGACCATCAGCCAGCTGGGATTCATGGTGGCCGCCGCCGGAATGGGGGCGTATGTCGCCGCCATGTTCCATCTGGTGGCCCACGCCTTCTTCAAGGCGCTGTTGTTCCTGGCCGCCGGCTCGGTGATCCTGGGCGTGGAGCACGGGCATCACGCCACGGCAGGCCATGGCCACGGGGAACATGATCCGGCGAACGATCCAGGCGCCCATGCTCTCGATCCTCAGGACATGCGCAATATGGGCGGCATCTGGCGCCGCATGCCGGTGACGTTTGTGGTCTTCCTGATTGGCGGCCTGGCGCTGGCGGGGATTCCGCCCCTGGCCGGCTTCTTCTCCAAGGACGAGATCCTGGCCGACGCCTGGCTCGAGAATCGAGGCGTGTGGGTGGTGCTGACCGCCTCGGCCTTTCTGACGGCGTTCTACGTCGGTCGTCAGTTGTTGATGGTGTTCTTCGGCAAGCCCCGGACTGCGGCAGCGGAGCACAGCCACGAGAACCGCTTGGTGATCACCCTGCCGCTGGCCGCCCTGGCTGTGCTGACGGTCTTGGGAGGGCTGCTGAACCTGCCAGGTCTGCATGCCCTGACGGACTGGCTGGGTGAGACCCTGGCCCACGTTCACCCGACGGAGTTCAACTTGCGCGTGGCCGCCACGGCGACTGGCCTGGGCGGACTGGGTTTGCTGCTGGCCTGGATCGCCTACGGGCGCAAGGCGCTGGCACTGGGGCGCCCGGACCCGCTGAAGCGGTTGCTCGGTCCGGTGTTCACTGGCATGGAGAACAAGTGGTGGGTCGACGAACTGTATCAGCGCGTGCTGATCGGCCCCTATGTGGCCCTGGCGGGCTGGCTGGCCGAGACGGTGGATGGCCGGTTCTGGCACGACTGGTTCCATGACGTTGTTCTGGCCGGATCGTTCCAGAAAGGGGCGGGCTGGCTGGCCCAGCGCTTCGACCTGGATGTGATCGACGGAGCAGCCAATGGCCTGGGAAGTCTGACCCGGGCCGCAGCCGGCAGGCTGCACCGCCTGCAGACAGGCTATGTGCGCAACTACGCCCTGGCAATCCTGGTCGGCCTGCTGCTGATGTTCGGTGTCATCCTGCTGATCTACGTGAGCTGAGGACGGACCATGCTGTCATCCTTTCCGATTCTTTCCCTGGTCACATTCACCCCGCTGGTGGGAGCGGTCATCGTCCTGCTGCTTCCCCGAGAGCGCTCGAACCTGATCCGTTGGTTTGCACTGGCGGTCGGCCTGGTCACCTTCGGCCTGTCGCTGGTGATGCTGGGGATGTTCGACGCCTCGAATCCGGACCTACAGTTGGTTGAGCGGGCGACCTGGATCCAGGTGGGAGACTGGACGATTGAATACTACCTGGGCGTTGACGGGTTGAGCGTTCTGCTCGTGCTGTTGACCACGCTGCTCGTCCCGATTTCGATCCTCTCGGCCTGGCGGGCGGTGGAAGAGCGGGTGAAGGAATTCATGGCCTTCTTCCTGCTGCTGGCGATGGGCATGCTGGGCGTGTTTCTGGCGCTCGATCTGTTCTTGTTCTATGTCTTGTGGG includes:
- a CDS encoding NADH-quinone oxidoreductase subunit J: MASDLVLFFFLAVIAIATAASVILSRNAVYSAVFLVLNLATVAFFYILLYASFIAMIQLAVYAGAIVVLFLFVIMLLGADRGESGGTLPWQRPLAIGLGVLLVGLLFYLFVAAGPFPAPAASDLPPGFGGPEAVGSLLFADYVIPLEVTSVLLLAAMVGAVVLTRAERKEK
- a CDS encoding NADH-quinone oxidoreductase subunit L, with the protein product MLLSEAAAGAGLFRLAPLVIFLPLAGMLVNLALGRRQGERFTGVLATSAIGLGFVVALTQLFALQGQPEGAVVPLTRWIQVGGFQVDWSMQVDTLSVTMMLMVTGVSTLIHLYATGYMHEDVRLNEDPGRYTRFFVFFNLFVASMMVLVTADNFLMMFVGWEGVGLCSYLLIGFWYEKGAGGIGNALAGKKAFITNRVGDFGFMIAMFLTFWYFGSLNFQEVFHKAEAMGVAGAGVVTAITLFLLVGATGKSAQIPLYVWLPDAMAGPTPVSALIHAATMVTAGVYMIVRNHVLFDLAPFSSAVVAGIGAATALFAATIAVGQYDIKKVLAYSTISQLGFMVAAAGMGAYVAAMFHLVAHAFFKALLFLAAGSVILGVEHGHHATAGHGHGEHDPANDPGAHALDPQDMRNMGGIWRRMPVTFVVFLIGGLALAGIPPLAGFFSKDEILADAWLENRGVWVVLTASAFLTAFYVGRQLLMVFFGKPRTAAAEHSHENRLVITLPLAALAVLTVLGGLLNLPGLHALTDWLGETLAHVHPTEFNLRVAATATGLGGLGLLLAWIAYGRKALALGRPDPLKRLLGPVFTGMENKWWVDELYQRVLIGPYVALAGWLAETVDGRFWHDWFHDVVLAGSFQKGAGWLAQRFDLDVIDGAANGLGSLTRAAAGRLHRLQTGYVRNYALAILVGLLLMFGVILLIYVS
- the nuoK gene encoding NADH-quinone oxidoreductase subunit NuoK, whose product is MNVPVMYVIGLASVVFTIGVVGVLIRRNAIVAFMSVELMLNASNLALIAFARSIPGGDGHVIVFFVIAVAAAEVAVGLALIVDIFKLRHSIDVDEMSSLKG
- the nuoI gene encoding NADH-quinone oxidoreductase subunit NuoI, producing the protein MFAVDLARGMWTTLRSMLERPVTYQYPEVKRPVRERFRGRHALKRYENGLEKCIGCALCAAACPADAIFVEASENNDAARYSPGERYASTYEINMLRCIFCGYCEDACPTEAIVLEHNYELSFTQRRQALYTREMLLDSVAAGGQPTPMAVPPGAFNRAIPEMKNPD